The DNA window GGGAAATTTGAACCGCATTTCCCGGCCGGCGACAACAGCCGGACCCGGTTTGCGGGCGCGTTTCTTGCGGACGAAATGACGCCTTGCCAGGATTTTGTTGTTAGAATCGGAGCGTTTCCCCCGCCTTGCGCCCGGTCTTGCCGGTCGGTTATTGCCCTTTATGAGGAATGGTTCCATGTTGTCTGCTCGTCCGATATTTGGCTGGTTGTCCCAGGCGGCAACGGGGCTCGCTCTGGCTGTGGCCGTGGGAGGTTCGGCTTTGGCTGCCGAAAACGGAACGCATACGCTGCGGACCTTTCGCAAAATTGCCCTGACCGACAAATTCTTCAGCGAAGGGATGCACCAGGGCGACTTCAACCACGACGGCAAAACCGATGTGGTCGCCGGCCCTTACTGGTACGCGGGCCCCGATTTCCAGACCGCGCATCAAATCTGGGAGCCGAAGGAGTTTGATCCGCATGGCTACTCCGACGCCTTTTTGATGTTCGTCGGCGATTTTAACGACGACGGCTGGGATGATCCGCTGGTCGTGGGCTTCCCCGGCAAGGAAGCATTCTGGTACGAGAATCCCCGCGGCGAAGGGGACTGGAAGCGGCACACGGCCTTTCCGGTCGTCGATAATGAATCACCCTGCTTCGGCGATATCAATGGCGACGGTCGGCCCGAGTTGTTGTTCCATACCCAGGGCGTGGTCGGCTATGCGTCGTACAACCCGAAGCAGCCGCAGGCCGAGTGGACGTTTCATGCCGTTTCCGAAAAAGGCAGCTGGAGCCGTTTCCAGCATGGCTTTGGTTTTGGCGATATCAACGGCGACTCCCGTCCCGACCTGATGATGCGGGAAGGCTGGTGGGAGCAGCCGGCCCAGCCGCAGGAAGGCCCCTGGACGTTCCACAAATTTGACTTCGGTTCCGGCGGCGCGCAAATGTTCGCTTACGATATCGATGGCGACGGTGACAACGATGTCGTCACCAGCCTGCAGGCGCACGGTTATGGAGTGGTCTGGTTTGAGAACCAGCCGACCGCCGACGGCCAGATCGGCTTTGAGAAGCATACGATCGTCGGCGCGGAGACTTCAGAGAATGCCTATGGCGTGAAATTCTCGCAGCCGCACGCGATTGACCTTGCCGATGTCGACGGCGACGGCCTGCTCGATATCATCACCGGCAAACGCTACTGGGCTCACGGCCCCAAAGGCGATCAGGAGCCCGGAGCGCCGGCCGTGAACTACTGGTTCCAGCTGGTCCGCGGGGACGACGGGGCCGAATTTGTGCCGCACCAGATTGATGACGACTCCGGCGTCGGCACGCAAGTGATCGCCGCCGACGTCACCAACGACGGTCTGGTCGACGTGATCGTCGGCAACAAGAAAGGGCATTTTGTCTTCGTGCAGGAAACGCAGCAGGTCGACGAAGCCGCCTGGCGGGCCGCCCAGCCGAAAAAGAAAACGAAGTAACGCCCCAGCGGACAGGAAACTTTCGCACTGCCCGAATTCGACCGTCCTGCGTCATTTGCGGGGACCGCGAAATGAATGACCGCGAGGCCTGGAGTCGCTGCAGAGAACTGCTGCCAGGCGGCACGGCAATCCAAGAGAATGCGCTTGATTCGGCCTGGCCGGACTCCTACCTTTCTTGACAAGAGTCTCGTTGATTTCTGAAGCGGGGGGCGATCGCCGCCCCGCGCTATCCGGCCTGCAGAGCCGACGCAAGTACTTTCCCGTCTGCAGCGATCCGGTCCTGCATTTCCCTGCCCGCCGACAGTCGTTGCGGGAGTTAGCGCTGCGCGGTACTGGACAAATTGCGGTAAAGGCCGTCAATTTCCGTGGATACGTCAAAAAGGAGCGGACGCATCAGGAAGAATCGCCGGCCGATGTCAGGGGGAGTAACGCCCCCGCCAAGCGAAGAAAACGCGATTTGATACCACGGGAGCGCCTCCGCAAAGCGAAGAAATCGCAGTTTGATACCACACCCGCACGGCCCCCATCGGTCCTTTTCCAGAACGACGAAACGAACTGCCGTCGTCCTTCTTTTCGCCTTATCCGACCTGTTCGCGCAGCCATTGCTGGTAGCCTTCGCTGGCTGCGGTGATGGGGGCGGCAAGGATTTCAGGTTCGTCGTACGGATGCGCCTGGCGGATCGCTTGTTCCAGCCCCGCCCAGGCGGTCGCCACGGTTTTGATGGTCAGACGCCATTCTTCCGCCGTTTCGATCCGGTCCTGCCAGCGATAGATGCTGGTGATCGGGCCGCTGATCTGCACACAGGCGGCCAGTCGCCGATCGACCAGCAAGCGGGCGATTTGTTCGGCGTCGTGGCGGGAGTCGGTCGTCGAGGTGACTTGCATCAGGTCGGACGTCATGGCACGGCATTCGGGGAAAGCAGGGCGGCGGACTGGGCGTGCATCAGAGTGATTTCAGAAACTCTGACAAATCCGACAGCCGGTCGCAATGCTTCGCGCAGGGAGTTTGCTCCCGAATCTCCGGCAACAACGCCCGTCCTCCCAGCACGACCAGCGTCTCTTCCGGGAGTGCTTCGTAAAACTTCCGATAGTCGGCCAGGAACGGCAAGGGGTTTTCCAGGTGCGACAGCGAGAACCAGAACAGCCGAGGGCGACGATCCTGCACGGCCTGGATCAGCGTCTCGATCGGCAGGTTGGTTCCCAGCAGCTGCGTCTGCCAGCCATGCTCTCGCAGGACGGCTTCCACCATCAGGTTCGGCAGCTGGTAATGGTCGCCCGCCACCGAACCGCCAATCGCCAGCGGCGCATCGGCCGCAGGCTCCGGCAGCAAGTCACGCAACGTATGCAGCGCCCTTAGACACGCTTCGCAGCCTCTTCGTTCCTGATACACATGGGCCTCGCCGCAGGCCCAGCGGTCGCCGATCTGCTTGAACGCGGGGGCCATCACCTGATCGCCTATTTCGCTGACCGATTTACCCGCGGAGTAGAGATCGACCACAATCGACCGGCAGCCGTCGGCCGAACCCTGCAGCAGCAGGTCGACCAGGCGCGGGACGGCCCGATCCAGCACCCATTGCGTAACGCCGCTGGTCGGCGGCAGGCCGATCACCTCAGGGCGAAGCAGGGGCCGCTGTGTCTGGCGGACATAGCCGATGAGCGCATCGAGCGTGATTCTGCGATGCCCGCCAACGGTGTACTCCACCGGGATCGCGCCGTCGTCGCACCAGCGTTTCACAGAGGATTCGCTGACGCCAATCGCTAAAGCCGCCTGGCGAGGCGTTAATCGGCGATTCATCGGCGCGTTCCAGGCAAGCGAAAGTCGTCCAGGCAAGCAAAAGTCGACGGGAGGGGCGACAGCGGCGGGGACGTCCCGTGCGATTCGGGGCTCTCCCGAGCAATTATAGCTGGCTTCGCCCGCTTGCTAACCTCACCCCAATGTCGACTTTTGTGGGGGGCGCCAAAGAAATGACGGACGGAAGGGTTCTGCCATTGGCATGGATCAGGTTTTGAACCTGCGCATCAGCGATTGACCTGAGAATCAACGATTGAATGGTGGGGATCCAGGGCAGGTTGGAAACCGGCCCCACACTCCTGGAAACGACGATCCCCAATCTGGCGGTCACGCTCTTCTTCAACTCGGCAATCGCCTTGCCTGGCGCCGAGCGTACGGTCGGTGCATTTTCTGTCAGGGGGGTAACCTGAACTGTACAGATCGACCTTGTATTATAAGGGTTTGGCGGGTCAAATACCCTCGGCGCCCAATTTGCATTAGTGCCCGCACCGGCATTGGTGGCCCGCCTGGGCTGCGCCGCTTTCCCTGGTGACCTTGCGAAACATTCGTATGCCTGATTCCGCTGCGCCTGAAGAGTCCGCCGCCGACGACGCCTTGCCTGTTGCGCCTGTCGCATCGAGCGTGCTGGAAGAAGCGCACGGCGATCTGCTGTCGATCAGTTTCCTGGGGTTGCTGTTTACCCAGTTGCTCACGGCGATCAATGACAATATTTTCCGCTGGCTGGTGATTGGGGTCGCCAAGGATTACGTGGAGCCTTCGCAGATTGGGCTGGTGCTGATGGGCGGCACTGTCTGTTTTGTGGCGCCGTATCTGTTGCTGGCTTCGCCAGCCGGTTATCTGGCCGACCGGTTCAGCAAACGGGCCGTGATCATCGGCTGCAAGATCGCCGAGATTGTGATCATGGCGATCGGCTCCGCAGCCGTCCTGCTGGGCGATCCGGCGGCCCCGCTGGCCACCATGGCGGTGATCTTTACGATCGTCGCCTGCATGGGAGCGCAGAGCGCGCTTTTCTCTCCTTCCAAGCTGGGGGCGATTCCAGAAACGCTGAAGAGCAAGAACATCTCCGCCGCCAACGGCTACTTCGGGCTGGCGACGATCGCCGCGACCGTGGTCGGAGCTGGGGTGGGCAGCTGGCTGGCTGATCTGACCGGACCGCATGGAAAGAATCCCGAGACCTGGTGGTGGACGCCGTTGGTGCTGGTCGGCGTCGCCATCGCCGGAACCCTGTTCAGCCTGGGCATCCGTTACGTGCCCCCGGCCAACCCGAACCGACGTTTCCCCTGGGATGCGCCGGTGCAGAACATTCGCGACCTGTACAAGCTTTTCTCGCATGCGGCCCTGTTCCGCGTGGCGCTGGGCATTATGTTCTTCTGGTCGATCGGCGCCCTGGCGAATCTGAATATTGACCAGTTTGCGGCCGAAGGCGGGGCCCTGAGTGAAACGGCGAAGAATCCGTTGCTGATCTCCCTGGTGCTGGGTATTGGCGCCGGGAGCGTGCTGGCCGGACTGGCTTCCGGCGGCCGAGTGGAGCTGGGCATGCTGCCGCTGGGCGCGCTGGGGATGGCGGTCTGCAGTCTGCTGCTGTTTACCTGTAGCGGCGAGATCTTCCAGCCCGGATCGCCCGTCACGACCAGTCTGATCTGGTCCTGCGTGCTGCTGTTTTTCCTGGGCGGCAGTGCGGGGCTGTTCTCGGTGCCGCTGGAATCGTACCTGCAGCAGCGCAGCCCGCGCGAAGGCCGCGGCGCCATTCTGGCCGCTTCCAACTCGCTGACTTTTGCTGGCGTGGTCGTTTCCTCGGTGCTGTTCGCCGCGCTCCGGGCGCCTGTTTACGAAGGCTCGCTGGAGAATATTCCCGCCGCCCAGCGCGGTCTGCCGCTGGCGGACGATCAGGCCCGGCAGCTGCAGCAAACGGTCGCCGAATACCAGACCGCCTGGGAGCAGCCAGGGGCCAGGCCGGATCGCAGCGACTATGTCTCCCGTCTGCCGGTTGCAGCGCAGCAGGAAGCGGTCGTGCAGCTGGCCTGGATTGATCTGCATCAGCGACGGGAGGCGGGCGAGACGGTGCCGCTGTCGGCGTTCCTGGCCGACTTTGACGACGCCGATCGTCCTCTGGCTGGCGAAGTTTACTATCAGAGCAACGACCTGCCGTTGTTCTCCGCCCGCAGCATTTTCCTGCTGGCCGGAATTTTAACGCTGCCGGTGCTGGTCTATATCGTTTGCCTGTTGCCGCAGGCGACGATTCGCTTCCTGGTGTGGCTGGTCACGCTGGTCGTGTATCGGCTGCACATTCACGGCCGTGACAACCTGCCGGAAGAAGGCGGCGCCCTGCTGGCGCCAAACCATGTCTCCTGGCTGGACGGCATCCTGCTGATGCTGGTGTCGCCGCGCCCGGTGCGGATGGTGGCCTTCAGGGGGAACTTTGAAAAGGGTTGGCTGCTGTGGATGACGGGCGTCTTCCGCGCCATTCTGATCGGCTCCAAACCGAAAGAAATCGCCGGCGCCCTGAAGGAAGCCCGCGAGGCATTGAACGCCGGCGACCTGGTCTGCATTTTTCCCGAAGGCGGCATCTCCCGGACGGGGCAGGTCCAGGCGTTCCGCCCCGGTATGATGAAGATTCTTAAAGGAACCAACGTCCCCATTATTCCGATCTATCTCGACGAACTATGGGGCAGTATTTTCAGTTTTGATCAGGGGAAATTCTTTTGGAAGTGGC is part of the Lignipirellula cremea genome and encodes:
- a CDS encoding FG-GAP repeat domain-containing protein → MLSARPIFGWLSQAATGLALAVAVGGSALAAENGTHTLRTFRKIALTDKFFSEGMHQGDFNHDGKTDVVAGPYWYAGPDFQTAHQIWEPKEFDPHGYSDAFLMFVGDFNDDGWDDPLVVGFPGKEAFWYENPRGEGDWKRHTAFPVVDNESPCFGDINGDGRPELLFHTQGVVGYASYNPKQPQAEWTFHAVSEKGSWSRFQHGFGFGDINGDSRPDLMMREGWWEQPAQPQEGPWTFHKFDFGSGGAQMFAYDIDGDGDNDVVTSLQAHGYGVVWFENQPTADGQIGFEKHTIVGAETSENAYGVKFSQPHAIDLADVDGDGLLDIITGKRYWAHGPKGDQEPGAPAVNYWFQLVRGDDGAEFVPHQIDDDSGVGTQVIAADVTNDGLVDVIVGNKKGHFVFVQETQQVDEAAWRAAQPKKKTK
- the cutA gene encoding divalent-cation tolerance protein CutA, whose product is MTSDLMQVTSTTDSRHDAEQIARLLVDRRLAACVQISGPITSIYRWQDRIETAEEWRLTIKTVATAWAGLEQAIRQAHPYDEPEILAAPITAASEGYQQWLREQVG
- a CDS encoding cobalamin-dependent protein (Presence of a B(12) (cobalamin)-binding domain implies dependence on cobalamin itself, in one of its several forms, or in some unusual lineages, dependence on a cobalamin-like analog.); translation: MNRRLTPRQAALAIGVSESSVKRWCDDGAIPVEYTVGGHRRITLDALIGYVRQTQRPLLRPEVIGLPPTSGVTQWVLDRAVPRLVDLLLQGSADGCRSIVVDLYSAGKSVSEIGDQVMAPAFKQIGDRWACGEAHVYQERRGCEACLRALHTLRDLLPEPAADAPLAIGGSVAGDHYQLPNLMVEAVLREHGWQTQLLGTNLPIETLIQAVQDRRPRLFWFSLSHLENPLPFLADYRKFYEALPEETLVVLGGRALLPEIREQTPCAKHCDRLSDLSEFLKSL
- a CDS encoding MFS transporter; amino-acid sequence: MPDSAAPEESAADDALPVAPVASSVLEEAHGDLLSISFLGLLFTQLLTAINDNIFRWLVIGVAKDYVEPSQIGLVLMGGTVCFVAPYLLLASPAGYLADRFSKRAVIIGCKIAEIVIMAIGSAAVLLGDPAAPLATMAVIFTIVACMGAQSALFSPSKLGAIPETLKSKNISAANGYFGLATIAATVVGAGVGSWLADLTGPHGKNPETWWWTPLVLVGVAIAGTLFSLGIRYVPPANPNRRFPWDAPVQNIRDLYKLFSHAALFRVALGIMFFWSIGALANLNIDQFAAEGGALSETAKNPLLISLVLGIGAGSVLAGLASGGRVELGMLPLGALGMAVCSLLLFTCSGEIFQPGSPVTTSLIWSCVLLFFLGGSAGLFSVPLESYLQQRSPREGRGAILAASNSLTFAGVVVSSVLFAALRAPVYEGSLENIPAAQRGLPLADDQARQLQQTVAEYQTAWEQPGARPDRSDYVSRLPVAAQQEAVVQLAWIDLHQRREAGETVPLSAFLADFDDADRPLAGEVYYQSNDLPLFSARSIFLLAGILTLPVLVYIVCLLPQATIRFLVWLVTLVVYRLHIHGRDNLPEEGGALLAPNHVSWLDGILLMLVSPRPVRMVAFRGNFEKGWLLWMTGVFRAILIGSKPKEIAGALKEAREALNAGDLVCIFPEGGISRTGQVQAFRPGMMKILKGTNVPIIPIYLDELWGSIFSFDQGKFFWKWPKKWPYPVSIFFGEPLTQQPHDIHKVRRAVQDLGALAVEQRKKRNTLITRKFIRRCKQRGKNPKVSDSTGVKLSGSELLARTIVLKRLLKRHVLKKDEKYIGVLLPPTCASVIANGAIALDHRISVNLNYTVSEAVMNSCIEQAGIKHVLTSKRFYEKLTERGPLNLNAEIVYLEDFKDKVTGADKAVAGLHTYVLPSRVVEVLHGLHRIDPHETATVIFTSGSTGAPKGVMLSYMNIGTNVEAVDQVVHLNSQDVLMGILPFFHSFGYTIAMWGVMGLDIRGVYHFNPLDAKGIGKLCMRNDVTLLLATPTFLRGYLRRVEPKQFAKLDVVVAGAERLPTELADAFEEKFGVRPVEGYGATELSPLVSVNVPPSRSSGNFQTDSKNGTVGRPIPGVAAKVTDLDTGEELGTDQPGMLWITGPNVMTGYLNRDDLTGEVVHDGWYKTGDVALIDEEGFIKITGRISRFSKIGGEMVPHIKVEEALNKALGESDEDGESEGIRLAVTSIADEKKGEQLVVLHTKIDKTPDDLRKSLSDDGFPNIYIPARTRFLEVETLPLLGSGKLDLKLMKQLAEEKFSAAEDE